The Anoplopoma fimbria isolate UVic2021 breed Golden Eagle Sablefish chromosome 1, Afim_UVic_2022, whole genome shotgun sequence region AGCTGAGAAACACCCATCACAGATACCTTAAGCCAAAGATGATGTCTTTAAATTACTTGTTTTGAAGATTTTCAAATCCATTTTCAATTTACTGTCACATTATACAGGGAAAAGCATCAAATTCACATAAATGAGACACTAGAACCTAGAATATTGGTCGTTTTTGATCAAACGGTTACTTATATGATCATGAAAGTAGTTCTGTCCACCATATAATAGATCATCAGACAAGTCTTTTCAGCTATACCCAAAGCAAAAGTAATTAATGCAGAAAAAGTACACTGTTAGTGTTATTATTATGCACAATATTACAGGATTATTAGAAATGTGTAAACATATTATACTGTTGCAGTTGAACTATTTTATAGACTGCTGGGTAGTCCAATTCATAACAATGCTCCACATTTCAACAACTCATCATATGTAAAGGATGTGAAATCTTGATCAACTATCTTGATCAGCAACTAGTTAATATAGCTctgaattaaatgtaaatatttatctctgaaatgtaatggAATAGAGGtataaaaaggcacaaaatggaaaaactcaagTGAAGTACAAGCAATTCAACATAGTAAAACAGGAAAAGCTTTGATTTGTGACAACAAAATCAAGAagacaagacacacaaacatcaacTCACAAATGCACGTCAATACACTCCACTTAAACAAAATCAGCAATGTCAGCAATGAATGGCAGGTCAAGCAGCACTGAGAGCAACTCcccttcactcacacacacacacacacacacacacacacacacacacagacagacacacacacacacacacacacacacacacacacacacacacacacacacacacacacacacacacacacacacacacacacacacagccctttGAATGctgagacaaacaaacacacttaaacacacttgtctacatgcacacacacatagaaacaggCAGTCTCTCTCCAACTGGTGCTACTACTTGCTTGTTGCTCTCCAATCATGCATCAGAACCAAACACAGTCGACCAATCACATGGCAGCTCCTCACTCATAACCACGGCGACCACCGCCTGCCCAGCAGAACTTTGGGTAAGCAGGTGAAGCTGTTCAACAAACACTTGCAGCTGGATTACAGTTAGTTAGTtttgaatctctctctctgaattAAGTGCCAATTAGTTGTATTCATCGTAACAGATTAAGGCCAACATGGACCACAATAGCCTGCTGGCAACCTTGAATATGAAATCTATAATACATTCTGACATCCCTTAGGAAATGCATATTTGAAATAAGTATAATTGTGCAGAGATATTCAGAGTTAAGTGGGAGAACATTATCTGAAAGTCAAAACAAGATATATATACTCAAGTATTAATCacaaatgagacatttttatcCCGGTGAGTCAAATGTTTAATAGTATTTAGGTAAAGCAAAATACTACGTACTCCAAACTGgtaagaatgtgttttttaaacctCAAGCTGTGATAGACTGAAGATTATTTGTTATCATTCACTCGGAGGTGAGAGCCGTGAGCCACAAAATTTGAATATGAGAGTTATGGAAAGATGTTGATGATATTGAATTCAGCCCTTTGTGGAGTATTCCAATAGTATCCGCAATATTAAAAGGCAAGGCtgtgatatttaatatttgtgttattattaacaAATGCCATAAAAAACTACAGCCAACAATGGATTGAAGTCACTAACAAGTATTTCCTATACAGCTAAGAAACACTTAATCATTCAATCATTAATAAAATAgtcccaaaaaagaaaaaatatactCTTGtttaagtggaaaaaaaaatgccaagtTGTTGTGGTAAATGAATTAGcctattttaaaaatgtaatttaatgtttgtGAGAAGTTTACTTTAAAGATTTCTATccttagaaaaaaacaatgggCTTGTTTGGCTCGTTTTGTTTTGGCCTTTTCATGGGTTGTGTGGCATTTTGACTATAGCCACAAGGGTAAAGCCAtaacatgacaaaaataaaggGTTTATCTGGGTTTAATGTGGCGTAATGTGGAGCGGACATCACAGTGATTTAAATGCATATCAACAggaatatgaatacaaatatgcTATAAACCACTAATGTAAACATCAGATCAACAacaatcaacaaacaaacaaacaaacaataagagTAAAGCACATACATTATTGTAGTAAACACAGTGAGTGATGGCAAAGCCAGGTTGAAATGAGGTTTCTTTGTGCTTATGTGAACAGCAGTGAGGGGAGGGTATGAGCAGTAATAATACAACAACAGGGAAAGGCCCGGTgatggttgccatggtgaataTGGTCCCCTGTCGAGTGCTAGCggccccttcctccccctcttctcccctctctgttgCACCTCTCTCTACTAAATCTCTCTTATACGAGTCTAACTGACTTCCTTGTACTTTCCAGTATATCTACTGCTTCTTCCTTCCTTATTTCACACCCCctttcatctcttctctttccctcccccaTCCTTTCCTTTACGACACAGTGGCCTCCCTACAGGCTTCACACTGGGCCCTGGACGCTGCACCGAACAAGGCGACCTTCATTGCATAATGGCAGGCCGACTGGGCGACACCTGGACACAAACAACGAGACACAACATCAACACTGCCCTCGCCAAGACCCAAAAACACTACACTGACATCGGTAGTGATACGATGTGATATGAAACCATCATCATCTCGCTCCTGGACGACAATATTTTTACAGCAAAGCTACTGGCAATATATTCATAATTGTACTTTTTCTTGTGTTACTGTAACCATAGTTGAGTATTTCTTGATACAGTAAATCCTGATACACTACTTTGTTGTTTAAATTaacattagaaaataattaaaaggcaTATTTCTTCCTGAATACTTTGCGTTACCAAGCAGTCTTGGCTGATGAACATTAactgatagatagatagatagatagatagatagatagatagatagatagatagatagatagatagatagatagatagattctCTTCAAACTCATTGAAAGCTAtgatattaaatgtttaatctgtTGGGTAAATGCTGTTTGATTCTGCCTGCACAAAACGTACAAGTGctctttatttcacaaaaaatatatcaagTTTACAATAGAGCTTAAACAATTGATTGATCAGCAGGAAATGGTTTGCAACTGTTTCGATCATTCATAATTTTTCTTCACAGTTCgagtttttcctctgttttatataattttaaactgaatacatttgttgttctctttgtttccatTAAAAGAAGATATTAGAACAGATATAGTTGTTTACTTTACAAAATAGGGGGCTCTAGGTAAGCAAGTTtaacttaaaatgaaataattaatcacttttctttaaaactttaaaaacataaaatgcaaCTCCAACCACCCCAACATATACCCCCGTACATGTACCGAAGCCAAGCACTGCTAACTGCTTGTCAACACAACAGAAATAAGGTGGGCCTACATTGCACCAAGATTGCATCCTTgctacacacactcacccaactaagcaaaactacaaaaacacacgATGTCAAAAGCAATCACAAAAGGAAGTGACGTATTGACAACCAAGGGTTGtgtttaagaaaacacaaaatgaacaaacatgaaaaacaacagattgtataaaaaaaaaacctatgcTGGACCAAATTTCCAAAGTTCATATACAATCCTGGGCTTTAGAAAATTGCGATGGTCATTCGTCAGtatttttctgacattatataataatacattgcATTAAATATGGAAAATTAAATAATCATTAATTGGTACTCTAGCTTTATGAGTTTAATAGGCCTATTTTTGGAAAAACCCTTATATAGCAGCTAAATGTGTGGTGTGATAGAGCAGCAGCCTTATGAGTTAATCTTTTCTGTGCAGGAGCTCGGTTAACCCTGTAGTAATGTCACTGCAAAGAGGTGCCATTAGACACAGCCTTACATCACCCATTGGATGTTTGAGGGGGCGTCTCCTCACCTCAGACCCCCTTGtgaaatgttgatattttcaacacaacatacataatgaaaaacatgcatatttCCTATGAGGGACTTGGCCGTGTGTCTCTATTTATTAtcgtattttctttttctcacaattCATCTTTCAATGAAATAATATGCTCGATTAATGCACTAATTGCACGTCCAATTCTCCATTCAATCAGCACCAATGCAAATATGACCTGTTCATGTAGCCCAGCTCTTTTCTAAAGGGTTGCATCACCTGGCTCAGCACAAATCAAGCACCTGCAGAAACGACCAGCATACAAAGCTTGCGTGGACCCGGTGAACCGGAACAAACGACGGTGTCAGCGGTACATGAAGGCGACGGAGGTccgtgtgtttctgtgtttctgtgtcggGGGTGGGTGAGCCCGTGTGCCGCTCACCTGTCAGGCTGTCGTAGCACTCTATCTCGGTGATCTCCACGGCTCTCCGCTGCTCCTCGGTCATCTTGGCCGAGGCTTGGTTCAGCAGGTTGACCTCGGAGCCCGTCGTCCCGTCGGCGACGTGAACCCCCTTGAGTTGCAGAAGCGCCCGGTGGTACTTGCCGATCGCTTCCCGAAATTTCTTCTCCTTGTAGCAGCGGTGACCCTCCACCTTGAAGTCGACGGCTTTCTGGATCTTCGCCTCCATCTCCATTTCAGCCGAGCCGGCtcggttcctcctcctcctcctcctcctccgccgcctcctccgtctcctccggCTGCTGCTGCCAGGCTCCGGCCGCCTGTTTCCGGGTAGCTTTTGAGGCTCTTTATCGGGTGCTGCTTGGCTTCCATGTCTCTCAGTGGAAGCGCCGGGAACGGGCCATGATGCTCGGGTACGAAGGTGTGTTTGGTTGGGGAGGACCGGAGCAGCGTGCTGTGCATAAAGGATGCGGAGCGGAGCGGCGGCACCGGAGACACGACCAGCCTCCAAAAACAGCCAGAGAAACGCGTTCAGACACGTCTCCGCTTGGTTAGCTCGGGCTTGAAGAAAAGCcttgatataaaataaatgtaaagctttttttttttttttcttcgagATTATAAAGAGATAAATAAGGCTAGAACAGCTGGCAAAAACATCCTGACATTTCCCGACTGTCAGTTTTTATAAACCCTGATCCCTCGTTCTGGTCCTCtcgctggaggaggaggatgctcGAGTGGATCTCTATGGTAGCAGCCTCAGAGGCACGCGCAGCTTCAGCACCACAATCAGCGCACACACGAGACAACCCGTGGCGCACAGCATTGTGGGTAGTCGTGAGGCGTTGCTGCAGTCCAGATTTTACATGGCAAAAACggaagaaatgtagaaattagTGTCTCGGTCGattatttgtaaaacaaaactgcaCTCTGGTAAACTGGAAAAATAAGtgtatgaataataaatacatatatatatatatatatacgttcATTAATAATAGCTCGTTATTTGAACACTCGTCTAACTGCGCACTTTTTACAACAT contains the following coding sequences:
- the ttc9b gene encoding LOW QUALITY PROTEIN: tetratricopeptide repeat protein 9B (The sequence of the model RefSeq protein was modified relative to this genomic sequence to represent the inferred CDS: deleted 2 bases in 1 codon) yields the protein MHSTLLRSSPTKHTFVPEHHGPFPALPLRDMEAKQHPIKSLKSYPETGGRSLAAAAGGDGGGGGGGGGGGNRAGSAEMEMEAKIQKAVDFKVEGHRCYKEKKFREAIGKYHRALLQLKGVHVADGTTGSEVNLLNQASAKMTEEQRRAVEITEIECYDSLTACLLQSELVNYERVKEYCLKVLSHQRDHFKAMYRAGIAFYHLGDYECALRYLRDAKNREPSDTNVLRYIQLTEMKMSKNSQRERECGKETQG